The sequence below is a genomic window from Ornithobacterium rhinotracheale.
TTTTACCCAAAACATAGTTTTTGGTATAACTCTTAAGTCCAGAAATATTCACATCATCTACTAGATAAATATCGTCTATCAAAGAAATATTGGTTTCTCTTTTATGTTTTCCTACGATTTTAGAAAGGCTATCAATTTGAGGTTTTATATCCAAAACAGCTTTTTTACCGATAGAAATCAATGTGTCTTTTGCCTCAAAATCCATGACAGAAAAACCTACAATATTTGGTTTTATAGCAATGTCTACTTTTTTTCTTTGCTCTTCGGTTTTAGATTCTATACCATAAGAAACGATTTGTTCTAAAATATTTGCGACATTTTTGATGTCTTTTTCTTTCATTAATCCTTCGCCTAAATCTACCCCGATGATGATGTCGGCTCCCATATCTTTTACCTCCTGCACGGGATAATTATTCACCACACCGCCATCTATATAAAAAGCAGAATCTATTTTCACGGGAGCAAAAAGAGTAGGGTAGGCACCTGATGCAAATACTACTTGGGGCAAAAAGCCTTCTTTAAATACTTTCTGCTTACCTGTTTCGAGATTGGTAGCTATACACAAAAACGGGATATTGAGTTGTGAAAAATCGTTGTTATCATGCGTATGTTGCAAGTATTTGACCAAGGTATTTAATGTTCCATGCCCTTTGGAAATAGATTTTGGCAACGATAATTTAAAATGATTGAAGGTAAGCGAAATCAAATATTTTTCTTCATACTGCTTTTGAAAGAAAGGAGCATCTTCACGATTTTGCTCATCATAGATAATCTTTTCAAAATCGATTTCTTTTAAAATTTTCTTTAAATCGCTTGCCGAATACCCCGAGGCATACAAACCTCCTACAATGGCACCCATACTTGTTCCACCGATATAATCTATCGGGATCTGTGCTTTTTCCAATTCCTCCAATACCCCCACATGGGCATATCCCTTGGCACCTCCTCCGCTTAAAACCAAACCAATTTTGGGTCTATTTTCCTGTGCATATACCAAATTAAACAGAACACAAAATAGTGCTAAAACATAATTTTTTCTCATTCTTTTAATTACTCTTCTTCGTCAAAATCATTAAAAATTAATTGTAAACATTCATCTTCTTTATTTCTCATTTCTTGTTTCTCTTCCTCAGTTTTATCCTTATAGCCCATCATGTGTAGAAGTCCGTGTATCATAACACGCCCTAGTTCGGCTTCAAAATCTGAAGAATATTCAAAAGCATTATCCGAAACGCGGTCAATACTAATGAAAATATCGCCCGAGAGTACCTGCTCATCTCCGTAATCAAAGGTGATAATATCTGTATAATAATCGTGGTCTAAATGTTTTTGGTTAATTGCTAAAAGATACTCATCATCACAAAATATATAATTAATATCTTCTATCTCATAACCATGTCTCTCGGCACAAGCATTTAGCCAATCTGCAAAAACTTGTGAATCTTCTAAAGTAAAATCTTCTGTTTCATAAAAAAATTGAATCATAACTTTTAATTTTTATGTAAATATAAAGGAATAAATTGTTAAAAAACAAAGATTTAGTTATTATTTTTTTATATATTTTATGAGCCTTTATAGTGAGAAATATTCAATAATGTTTCTTGTTAAAGAAATAACTACTTTCTTTATACTCCATATTTTATAGTATCTGATTAAAAATTAGTGATAATTATTTGACTAATTAAAAACATGTAAATAACTGTATTAAATATAAATATTGTACTTTTGTCGTGAATAAAATTCAGTAACATAGAATGAATTTCATAAAAAAAATCAATGAGCTGATAAATAACAGCAAGAAGTATGTCTACAAAACTACATTTTATTTGAGTATAATATCAGTCCTCATTTTTATATATGATCTAGGCTTTAAGCATAGTAATGAATACCACCACTGGGCAGATTATATTTATAAATTATCTATATTTTTTGGTGCTTTCTCTATTATTTTAAAGCATACTTATACTGAAAAAAAATATTTTCTTACAGTTAAGATTTTCGATCTATTAAGCGTTATTTTCTTTTTCTATGTGCTATATCGTTCTGTTGTCATACATAAATCTATGTGGGCATTTGCCATATTCTTTGTTTTTGTTAGGGAGGTTTCTGCAATGCACATAAATTATGGTAAAAATGTAATCAACCCTGCAAGATTATTTTTATTTAGTTTTTTAATTATTATTCTTTTTGGTTCATTTTTATTGATGTTGCCACAAGCTAGTAATGTAGAACTTAGCTATCTCGATGCACTTTTTATGTCTACCAGTGCCGTGTGTGTTACGGGGCTAAGCGTGATGGATATAAGCTCAGGGCTTACACATTTTGGGCAAGGAATTATACTAGTTTTAATCCAAATTGGGGGTTTAGGAATCATGACTT
It includes:
- the ybeY gene encoding rRNA maturation RNase YbeY, whose translation is MIQFFYETEDFTLEDSQVFADWLNACAERHGYEIEDINYIFCDDEYLLAINQKHLDHDYYTDIITFDYGDEQVLSGDIFISIDRVSDNAFEYSSDFEAELGRVMIHGLLHMMGYKDKTEEEKQEMRNKEDECLQLIFNDFDEEE